A region from the Aegilops tauschii subsp. strangulata cultivar AL8/78 chromosome 5, Aet v6.0, whole genome shotgun sequence genome encodes:
- the LOC109747314 gene encoding uncharacterized protein — protein MRLGEEHNSCREDKISGLPDEILVLIIDKLDARTATETTILSKQWRDLYTHSHTGYDLTVDDILPPRYHRLKQIVVEAKARYEAEKNALKLDGSYASRDWLYSFKDWRWKVCLLTPILQRYERWAMRRYVKRVNAFLLAPDNVQQRSIQKLRLQACGRSDFTDQWITEAIGRWGVEDLELVIDNSSWRYDFRLLDGCKNVRLKRLVLSNCYHRFAPNPLTFQSLTSLTLCKESLRMLHVLDILENCAQLVDLRLKDSGCRQPAFSIVIPNSQLKSLQLDNYNTVSVHLASVPYLETFACRGQPTIIRYGDVPRLRHVSLNFLQTGDNGKDDSSGSNRTYQLSKFFGGALPSLEYLVLQLRGRQMWIEPTAIPVRLNHLNKLFIANVPMNWDTIWILCLVAAAPALESLHVHFDNNSEKASAAGSLDVQVEHRPHHHHLKELVVIGFDGAAWQTGFVKQIIQASPMLERAHLLDGHVVEDEDRELVGLEIVRRRREWHECERSEVLRDLADGISSPHLEIVLE, from the exons ATGCGTCTGGGCGAGGAGCACAACAGTTGCCGCGAGGACAAGATCAGCGGCTTACCTGACGAGATATTAGTCTTGATCATTGACAAGCTAGATGCGCGGACAGCAACAGAGACCACTATCCTTTCAAAGCAATGGCGGGATCTCTATACACACTCGCACACAGGTTATGACCTTACGGTTGATGACATTCTCCCTCCACGGTACCACAGACTGAAGCAAATTGTGGTGGAGGCAAAGGCAAGGTATGAGGCAGAGAAGAATGCACTGAAGTTGGACGGCAGTTATGCTTCTAGAGACTGGTTATATTCCTTCAAAGACTGGAGGTGGAAAGTCTGTCTGCTAACACCCATCCTGCAACGTTATGAGCGTTGGGCCATGCGACGCTATGTTAAACGGGTGAATGCATTCCTTCTGGCTCCCGACAATGTTCAGCAACGTTCTATCCAGAAGCTGAGGCTTCAAGCTTGTGGGAGGAGCGATTTCACTGATCAATGGATCACGGAAGCGATTGGCAGATGGGGCGTTGAAGATTTGGAGCTTGTCATTGACAACTCTTCCTGGCGCTATGACTTCCGGCTGTTGGATGGATGCAAGAATGTGCGACTGAAACGGCTTGTGCTATCCAATTGTTATCATCGTTTTGCACCCAACCCCTTGACGTTTCAGAGCCTCACATCACTTACTCTGTGCAAAGAAAGTTTACGCATGCTACATGTTCTTGATATTCTGGAAAACTGCGCGCAGCTGGTGGATTTGAGGCTGAAAGATTCTGGCTGTCGCCAACCTGCTTTTAGTATCGTTATTCCTAACTCACAGTTAAAGAGTCTGCAATTGGACAACTACAACACTGTGAGTGTCCATCTGGCTTCAGTGCCTTATCTTGAAACATTTGCTTGTCGTGGTCAGCCAACTATAATACGCTATGGCGATGTGCCTCGACTTAGGCATGTGAGTCTGaacttcttgcaaactggagatAATGGCAAGGATGATTCCTCTGGTAGCAACAGGACATATCAACTAAGCAAATTCTTTGGAGGGGCACTGCCATCTCTAGAGTACCTTGTTCTGCAGTTAAGAGGGCGTCAG ATGTGGATAGAACCAACGGCCATTCCTGTCCGGCTCAATCATCTCAACAAACTATTCATTGCAAACGTGCCAATGAACTGGGATACAATCTGGATTCTCTGCCTAGTTGCTGCCGCACCTGCCTTGGAGTCGCTCCATGTTCAT TTTGACAACAACTCAGAGAAGGCGAGTGCCGCAGGATCACTAGATGTGCAGGTGGAACACCGTCCACACCACCATCACCTGAAAGAACTCGTGGTCATTGGCTTCGACGGGGCGGCGTGGCAGACTGGCTTTGTGAAGCAGATCATCCAGGCATCGCCGATGCTGGAGCGCGCCCACCTGTTGGACGGGCATGTCGTGGAGGACGAAGATCGGGAGCTCGTCGGCCTGGAGATAGTCCGGCGCCGCCGGGAGTGGCATGAGTGTGAGAGATCGGAGGTGCTCAGAGACCTGGCAGACGGGATCAGTTCGCCGCATCTTGAAATAGTTTTGGAATGA
- the LOC109747315 gene encoding small ribosomal subunit protein uS9 yields the protein MAAVLTRPTPGTVQCFGRKKTAVAVAYTKPGRGLIKVNGAPIELIRPEMLRLKAFEPIMLAGRSRFKDIDMRIRVRGGGKTSQIYAIRQAVAKALVAYYQKYVDEAAKKEVKDIFARYDRTLLVADPRRCEPKKFGGRGARARFQKSYR from the coding sequence ATGGCTGCTGTCCTCACCCGCCCGACGCCGGGCACGGTCCAGTGCTTCGGGCGCAAGAAGACGGCGGTGGCCGTCGCGTACACCAAGCCAGGGCGCGGCCTCATCAAGGTGAACGGCGCTCCCATCGAGCTGATCCGCCCGGAGATGCTCCGCCTCAAGGCGTTCGAGCCCATCATGCTCGCCGGCCGCTCCCGCTTCAAGGACATCGACATGAGGATCCGCGTTCGCGGCGGCGGGAAGACCTCCCAGATCTACGCCATCCGTCAGGCCGTCGCCAAGGCGCTCGTCGCCTACTACCAGAAGTATGTCGACGAGGCCGCCAAGAAGGAGGTCAAGGACATCTTCGCCCGCTACGACCGTACCCTCCTCGTCGCCGACCCCCGTCGCTGCGAGCCCAAGAAGTTCGGTGGTCGCGGCGCCCGCGCGAGGTTCCAGAAGTCTTACCGTTGA